The nucleotide sequence GGCGGGTCCATCGTGCACCTGCCTTAGTTCCAAGTGCTGCAGCGGGTAGTTCGTGGAGCACTTGTACAGGGTACCCTCGTCGGTCAGCACGTAGTATATGTCCGACTGGACAGGATCGAGCACAATCTCCAGACACTGCGGATGCCTGTTGGCCAGGAGGGAAGCCGCCGGAGGCTGTCGCTCGATGGGAATCCCCTCTAGCTCGCCCTCCGCCCGCTGCAAACGCTGCTGCTCGAGTCCCAGCATATTGGGACTATTGATCAGCCGGTACTTGGTCACCGCCCCAGCCTGCGAAGTGGCCAAGAAGGGCGTGATGTGCGGGTTCCTGCACCCAACATCGCCCTCGAAGTAGATCCATTTAATGGCCGTTACTGGCTCGAAGTATGGCGAGGACAAACGCTGCGATACAGCTAGTGGTGGCAGATCCTGTCCAGAAATATCCCTAACCTCCACACCTCCGTTGTGCAGTCCAATGGCCAGCAGTTGCGGTTGGGTGGGTGAAAACTCCACGGTGACCACAGGCACTTGGTAGTGGTAGCGTCGTTCCGGATTCACAGGGTTCTTGATGTTCCACACGTAGACCCAGCCGGATCTGGGTAACTTGCTGACCTTGCCGTGGCTGTACACCCCGTAGGCCACCGCCATGATGTCCCCATTGCTGGGACAGAAGCTCATGTCGCTCACCGCTTGATGAACCTTGGGATCCGACGAGGGGGGGCTCAGTCGCCACAGCAGGCCCAGTCGGTACTTGAACTTGACGTCCTCGGCCAAGGGATCTGGAGGAGCCATGTTCCTGTACCTCCGTTGCTGCGGCTCGAAGACATTGCTGGCCAAGATGCGCATGGTCAGCATGAGGGCCAGTCGAAAGCCGGGCAGGCAGTTGATCCCCACGAACTGATCCACCCCGCCCACGTGGTAGGTGGTTATCTCCATCTTCTTCGCGCCCTGCACCTGGACACTCGTGGTGGACTTCTCCAGGTCGGTGTACGTGTCGTACATCTCGAAGTTGGACACATAGGAACCCATCTGGGCGGTGGTCAGCCGCTCGGTGTTCACCAGCCTGGACTTCATCAGCGCCGTCATGGTTTGGGTGTCCGCATCGACGGTTCTCCGCGTTTTGTCCGTTCCCGAGAGCAGTTCGTCGTACTTCCGGTTGTCCTCCATCACCTGGCGACCCTCCTCCGTGTCCGCCAAGGCGGTCATGCTGCGCCGTTCGAATAGCACCACGATGGGAGTCTTTCGGAGCAGCACCTTGATGAAGGGCGTGGCTGGAGGACGGGCGGAGTGGGCGGAGCGGGCGGAGGAAGCAGGCTCCTTCAGATAATTCGGTTCCTCCAGAGTGGGCGACATGGGCGTGTCCAGCTGCAGCTTGTAAAGATTGATCTGGCGAATAAACATACTGTATGGCTTGATTTCTTTGGACATTAAGGATGATAGGCACTCACCCCCAAGGCAATGTCATCCAAGGAAGCTCTCATCACGCACTTCGTTCGGTACTCCGGCGTACGGAGCTTatggagttgctgctgctccgctcCGGGCTCCTTCATCAGCGGATGGTCCCTAATCATCCTGCTCAGTTGCTCGAAGTCCGCGGTGCGGTAATCCTTCCTCAAAGGTCGCGACATCCTTCTCAATTAATTTGAATGAGCGCGTGCCGCCGATTTCCCAACTTGTTTACTGCGTGTGCAGACATGGCAACGCAACAATGGTGGATACAATATATGGGTGCCATAACTACCAAGTGCTGTAGTTGCACTCCGATTGCAACACGGAATTCCATTAGCAGGCTCACACATGACTGCACTCATTGCgtccataaatatttataactcACATTTAAATCGCGCAACAAAAGTGCATAATAAGTGGGTTGGTAAGCAAAAAcgtatatttaaatatgaatgtAGTTCCAGTTGTGCAATGAAGATGAAGCCACCATAGTCTAACATCAATTTGGATCATTACCTTTAGTGATTCCAATAATTTGCGCGGCTTTCTGACCTGTCACAAGAAAAATCCCCCAACCGgagaaaagcaaaacaaactatAAACTACAAAATACAAACTACAAACTACCAACAAATGAAATTCGTATTCATATTCCAATTAGACAGTAGAAGAATAGCAGACGGAAAATAGTTAGATGGTATATGGTAAAAAGGTCTTTAATTCCGCCACATAGCCGCATAGGAAATGGGCAAAAGATGGGATGAGGAGGAGCACTTGGCCATGTGGGCGATTGAGAGCAGCAAGCCGTGCAGCACACTGAACGAAAATAAGATCGGGTTAAGAATGAAATATGATTAGGTTAAGTGCTCACAGCAAAGAAATGTATCTACAGAGAAATTATTTCAACATGAATCCCAAACTATAAATATGACAATCTTAATTTGAAGATAGCTTGTAATAATCAAAGCGATTTTCCGTGTATAGAAGATATGGAAGTCGAAAAGAAGTTGTTTATGTTAATTTGGCTTTATGCTTCGCTACGCTGATTCGCTTGATGAACATATAGCAAAAAAGAGGGCTGATtatgaggacgacgacgacgacgacgacgatgacgatgatgatgagggGGCCCAAACCGAGCGAATATGGCCAAGTGCACTATGTCAAACGGAGGGGCACACGGCAAGCGGGCAACTGATGGCCAAGAAGAACAAACCATCAAACCGTCAACGCATCAAAGCGTTAAGTAATAAATGTGCAGGCAGCCAGCGAAAAGAAAGAGttaagagcaaaaaaaaaaaaacaaatccaaGCGGGCTATAAACAATAGTCGCCTGTCTTGCAGGTTGCGTGCATTTTGAACTCTGCACGAGCCAACGATCGTTGTTGTTGGCCGATTTGGCCAGactcttgttgttgctgttacaCATTTTGggggcagcaacaaccacCTACAGTCAGCGAAATTCAGTGAACCGCCACCAACGCGACGCCAACTGCGACGCCGGCGGCGACTGCGCAGTCAGCGCCACACTGAATTACATCTTTGAGGtgttgaaaaatattaataatattttaaaattacacTTTAAGTTTAAGACTCAGTTCTGTGATAGCTTTTTAATGGACTAACCCAGCTTGTAAGCAAGCTGATACCACTGATGTAACTACCTTTTAACTCCAGCCAGTTGTTAGCCATGTTTGTCCAGTGTTTGTGagataattaataattttgtcGCCAGCCCGCAAGAAACGAGTCTGCGGAGTGGACCCTGTtttgaaaagtgaaataaaacgCCACTTTTTACGAACATCTAATTGTGTCCGCACCCTGGAAACCCATAAAACGCGCCATCTCCATCTCGATCCAGCCCATGGGCTGGCTATTAGCCATATGTCGCTCGCATTCAGATCGTCTGGGCTTCTTACACCTGTTTTATGTCCCCACTGGCCCCAATGTGCGACGACTGCCCCTTTCGGAGCGTCGACTGCGCCGCCCGGCGTTTCGGTGTAACACATTTTCAGTTCGTTTCCATTGTGGCAGGGAGCGCGGAAGACCAGCGAGCCAGCGAGCCAGCGCGCCAGACGAGAAGAGCTGGCGGCAGAGCGAGCTCAAGTCGAGCTCGGAGGTTTTTTTTCGAGGCAGCGGAGCGACTTTTTATTCGTTAATTAACCGTCGAGCGGGCCAGAAGTCCGAGTTGCTCGGCTTAACGGAAGTGCTGAAATCGGGCGGCTAATTGAGCACACCTCGCCTCCAGTTGACACCTGAGACACCTGAGGGAAAAAACGAATTGAAACCACTCCACATAGCTCGGGTCATAACTTTCCTCGCTGGCCGGCTGCTAATGTC is from Drosophila melanogaster chromosome 3L and encodes:
- the CG13930 gene encoding uncharacterized protein, whose product is MSRPLRKDYRTADFEQLSRMIRDHPLMKEPGAEQQQLHKLRTPEYRTKCVMRASLDDIALGINLYKLQLDTPMSPTLEEPNYLKEPASSARSAHSARPPATPFIKVLLRKTPIVVLFERRSMTALADTEEGRQVMEDNRKYDELLSGTDKTRRTVDADTQTMTALMKSRLVNTERLTTAQMGSYVSNFEMYDTYTDLEKSTTSVQVQGAKKMEITTYHVGGVDQFVGINCLPGFRLALMLTMRILASNVFEPQQRRYRNMAPPDPLAEDVKFKYRLGLLWRLSPPSSDPKVHQAVSDMSFCPSNGDIMAVAYGVYSHGKVSKLPRSGWVYVWNIKNPVNPERRYHYQVPVVTVEFSPTQPQLLAIGLHNGGVEVRDISGQDLPPLAVSQRLSSPYFEPVTAIKWIYFEGDVGCRNPHITPFLATSQAGAVTKYRLINSPNMLGLEQQRLQRAEGELEGIPIERQPPAASLLANRHPQCLEIVLDPVQSDIYYVLTDEGTLYKCSTNYPLQHLELRQVHDGPAACMEFSPWSPRMYLTCGSDWCIRIWLAGILLPIVTLQHHLSPVHCARWSRTHSTILVSLSRSTVDIWDLRNSTMKPVSSTVIDADIFYTTFKFTHCGRSLAVGNEAGNLLMLSFEDMPFPPHFQYKQLKRAIFKALSMQPDLRKQVKSVGYFGYPGGTKQTRA